One part of the Kwoniella dendrophila CBS 6074 chromosome 5, complete sequence genome encodes these proteins:
- a CDS encoding 60S ribosomal protein: MAPVKKSKSAKASESINTRLQLVVKSGKYTLGYKQALKQLRSGKSKLILISKNCPPIRKSELEYYAMLSKTNVHHYDGSNVDLGTAAGKLYRVGVMSIQDAGDSDLLQVETA, encoded by the exons ATGGCCCCAGTCAAGAAATCCAAGTCCGCCAAAGCTTCCGAGTCAATCAACACTCGATTACAATTAGTTGTTAAATCAGGAAAG TACACTCTCGGTTACAAACAAGCTCTTAAACAACTTAGATCTGGTAAAT CCAAGCTCATCTTGATCTCAAAGAACTGTCCTCCTATTAGAAAATCAGAACTTGAGTACTACGCTATGTT GTCAAAAACCAACGTCCACCACTACGACGGTTCAAACGTTGACCTCGGTACCGCCGCTGGTAAACTTTACAGAGTCGGTGTTATGTCCATCCAAGACGCTGGGGATTCTGACCTT CTCCAAGTCGAGACCGCTTAA